The Heliorestis convoluta genome includes the window TGGCAAATTTATAACAGCAATGATCAAAGAAAGTTTCTGACATTAACCACGAGTAATAGTACTAATTTGAATAACTTTAAAACAGCAATAGATAATATGGTTGAAAGAGAAAGATCAGCGATTGCTGCGGGTGGTACTACAATAGTGTCAACTGTGGTAGCTTTATTTACAACACCGCCGGGACTTTCTGTACTCCTTTCTACAGTAACAGCCCTAGGAGGAACGGTCACTACAGGAATTATCCTTTGGAATGCCTATGACTATCAAAAAGAGGCTGACTACTATTGGGGACAGGCTAGGTAGGATTTTATGAAGACACTCAATAAAATCCTTATGTTAATAGCACCAATTATTGTAGCTGCGTTAGCAATCTTTAATATTTATCGATGGTATCTACAGAATTTAGATCAAAAAAGCACAGCCTTGTTTTTAGTTCTTATAGTGACAGCAGGTTCCCTTTTTTGGTTTGTTGTTGCCCTATTTGTTTTTTTTATAAATTAAAATACGGTATATACTCATGTCTTAATTACAATCTTTTTTTCCAATGAAGACGTAGGCATTTGTCAATCACCTCTTACAGCAATTGTAAGAGAGAATTCAGTATAAATATAGTTCAGTCGTAAAAGCCCACGTTACGAAAAAAGAAGCCCGTCAGAAATGACGGGTTTTGTCGTATCCAATTAGCAATCATCGCTGATCCAGTTGTCCATAGGATTTTGTTTTAGCTTCTGGCCATCGTTGCTTATGTACGGTGTCGGCAATATTGACCGTTACATGACCTTCTTCAACAGCTTTTCGTAAAGCCGACCTAGCTGTAATTAAAAACAATTCGACCATTCGATTGGATAAGCCTGATTGTAGTTGGTCGTTAAGCAAAGTTTGTAGTTGTGACGTTTCTAAAGCTGTTAGGGAACAGTGGCCCAACGTAGGCTTTAGTTGGTTGTTGACGATGTAGCTGTGGTTCAGCTGTTGGTCGGCAAGGACAGTGGCTTTCCAAGCTACGGCATCGTCGTAATCCTTGAAGGATTTACGTTTGTAGTCGTGTTTGCCGTTAGCTTTCTTTCCGATGTAGATTTGAGCTACCCAGTAGCCGTCCTTACGTTGATAAATGCTGCCCTCGCCTTTACGGTTACGTTCCCTAGACATAACGGCTGCTCCTTTCACAGTTGTAGTTGGTGGTTAACTGTTGTTGGGGCAGTTGTAGTTTATCTAGGGTGAGGGGAGAAGTGAAGGGGGAAAATAGTGTCCAAAAAAATTGAAATTAACCATTGACTTTCCAACCTACACACTGTAGAATAAAAAACACTACACAATGTAGGTTAAAAAACAGGGATATTTAGAAGCACGAATTAGATCATTGGAAACGTAAGGGCTGAAGAATCTAATGCTTTTCACAAACGCATTCACGCTGGTTTAACCTTATTGTGTATCTGTTTTGACGTGATATGGCTCGCTTTTGTGAAGTATTTTGAATTAAAGCGTTATTCGAGCCATGAATTCTCAAGAAAGGAGATGATACTGCGAGCTTTTTCTCAATGTACTCTGGTAACCGACAAAAATGTCAAAGTGATAAATACCTTTAGTGATGAAAAATAGCGAAGAAATCAAATAAAACTAAATGAGAGGTCTGAGCATGAAGATCAATCAGATTATTTCACTCATTTGTTTTTTTATTGGTATAACACTATGGATACCTAATATTGTATTTCAGATAGCATCACCTCTTTGGTTATTAACTTTTATTATTGCACCAATTGGGATCGTTTTTTCTATACGTGGAAAATCTAATATACTTTTAACCTTAAACTTATTGGTGTTGCTCAGTTTCTTTATCTTAATGTTTCTTGGATATTTAGCTTTAGTATTTACAAATTAAAATGAAGCTGTTTTACTTTGTATGCCAATTTACATTCCCCTTAAGTCCCTTAAATAAAGGAGCAGTATTTACATGAAAAAGATACAGAGAATGTCAGATGCAGAAAAACAAATTATGGAGTTTATATGGTCCGTCAAAGGCCCCGTAACGACGAAAGATATCATAGGTAATTTACCAGAAGGAAAGACATGGAAGAAGAACACAGTCATAACCTTTCTATCTCGCTTGACAGATAAAGGAATCCTTACAGCAACGAAAATAGGCAAAGCCCACCATTATGAACCTTGCCTAACAGAAGAAGAATATAAATTATTCGAAACAAAGCAATTTATTCAAGATGTTCATAAAGGATCACTCGTTGGCTTTTTAAGTACGCTTTGTGGTAGTGGTGATTTAACCAAGGAAGACATTGAAGAACTGAGAAAGAAACTGAAAGAGTGAGTTTTTATGCTAAGTAGTATCTACAGTCAATTACTCACCCTGTCTATTGTAGCTAGCGGGCTATACCTTCTTTTCAAGCTAGTAAGCCCTACTACTTTGAAGCATTTCAGTCCCAGATGGCACTATCTAACTTATCTGCTAGCTTACACTTTTTTTCTGATTCCTTATCACATGTTTCTACCCTGGCTGGATCTAACCTATCTTTACAGAGCGAGTCAAAATTCAGGGCTCTCTTACATAACTGAAGCAATCGATAAACAGAACTTGGTGATCCCACAGGAACAAGTGTATGTTACTTTTTCCTCTTACTATGACTTCTTACCTCATCTAATGATAGCTGGTACACTCATCTTTCTGACTGTTTTTTTGATTCAAAACTATCAATTGCATCGCCGTATTTTTCGCACCTGTCGACTATCAGATAACAGACAGGCATTGAACGTTCTTGCTACATGTAAAAAAGAAATGAACATAACCAAAGAGATAGTCCTTTATCAGTCATCTTACGCATCAACGCCTTTTTTGTACGGTCTTTTTAAGCCTTGCATTGTATTACCGGATATCGAGTTTGCAGAAGAAGAGTTAAAGTATGTATTACAGCACGAATTGACCCATTGGAAACATAAGGACAACTGGTTGAAGGTTCTATTACTTTTCATAAACGCCCTTCATTGGTTTAACCCTATCGCTTACATGGCTCGACGTGACATGGATCGCTTTTGCGAACTAAATTGTGACCGAAGTGTTATAAGATCCATGAATTTCCAAGAAAAGAGACGATATTGCGAGCTTATTCTCAATGTACTTTGGAATGTAGCCGATAAAAATGCCAAGGTTATAGCTGCCTTTAGTAATGAGAAAAAACTGTTAGAAAGGAGAATAGAAATGATCTTGCAAAGTGAAGGTAGGAATAAAGTAGGGATTCAATTCATAGCAATCGTAATCACTGTAAGCCTTGCATTCATCGGTGTTGTCAGTGCGAATGCAGCTACCGAAAGAAAAAACGGAGTTATCGAAAGTACTATCCAACAGAACATAACTACAGAAGTCGCTGATAGATCATCCTTCCATGATAAAGCTGAACACCTTTTTCTAGACTCCTATGACGAAGCCAATCCTAAAGGCGTTGATGAATGGCAAGAAAATAAAGCAACTGAGGAAGTTGACAACGCTTCTGCCCAGAATGAGATGGAAGATATATTTTTAGATTCATATTATGAGAAAATACCTACAATTACAGAGGAAAGTCAAGTCGGTATAATGGCTGTGTATAGCATCAACAACTGGAACGTACCTGCCCACCAAAGCCGTTATGGCGTAAGTCGTCTTAGCATGACCCAAGGTGCTAAAGTCCCTTACGATATAACGTGGTCTCCCCAGCCTGGTGTAATACGTGTTGGCTTATACAATCACAATACAGGCAGATACTATTGGGCTACATCGTCTACGAGGCCACCACTTCGTGGAACGATAACAGTTTTAGAGACAGGTCTTTATAGTTTTGCAATCGGAAATGGTTCCGATAGAGCAGTTCTTGTGAATGGTTCTTTTACTTATTAGTCTGGACTTTATTGTGGGGGAGGTGATCCCATGAAATTGATAAATGCTAAATCCTGATCAAGGCTACAAATGGCTATAATTACGAAAGCCTTGAATATTCAAAAGGAGCGACTGTTACGATAAGCAATGCACAAAGTGACGTTACTTACACTGTTATCATCTTGAACACATCAACCAATAATATGATTGCAAAAGTTGATATTACAAGTTATATCAAGTGTTAATTGATTACCATTTAAATATATAGAGCCTTCAGATCAAGATACCCGTCAAAGTAACTTTTGATCTGAAGGGCGTGCCCAATAGCCTTGCATCAAAGTAAAAAAATACAAAAAAATCTATTAGCAACCTGTGATTTTTTCGTTGGATACAAGTCGACCGAAGGAAGATATCCCTTCTCAGGGGCTGAAGTAGGTCCCAAGGGTTGGGCTGTTCGCCCATTAAAGCGGTACGTGAGCTGGGTTCAGAACGTCGTGAGACAGTTCGGTCCCTATCCATCGCAGGCGAAGGAAGTTTGACGGGAGCTGCCCCTAGTACGAGAGGACCGGGGTGGACCGACCGCTGGTGTACCAGTTGTGTTGCCAAATGCAGCGCTGGGTAGCCAAGTCGGGACCGGATAAGCGCTGAAAGCATCTAAGCGCGAAGCCGACCCAAAGATGAGACTTCCCACTACGTAAGTAGGTAAGACCCCAGGAAGATGACCTGGTTGATCGGCTCGAGATGGAAGCGTCGTGAGGCGTGTAGTTGACGAGTACGAATCGGTCGAGGACTTAACCTACTCTATTACATCGCGAATATTTCTCTGTGTAGCTTTCAGGGAGCAACCTTGTAGATATTGGGCCCGTTGGTCAAGTGGTCTAAGACACCGCCCTTTCACGGCGGTAACAGGGGTTCGAATCCCCTACGGGTCACCATTATTAAAGAATCAAAACCGTTAAGAGTATGATGCTCTTAACGGTTTTTTTATGGAAAAGCGATAAAAATGAGCTCCTTTCGGATAATACTTTTACTCAACCGATCACAGATCTTTTCATAGTTTGGTTCGAGACATAGAATAAGTTTTTCTGTAGAACCAGACGACATATGTTGACAAAGGTTTGTTCTATGTGATAATTTTTACGTAAGAGGTGATCACCATGCAATGGTCAATTATACTTGCCCTGGTAAGTGCACTTATTGTTGCACTCTTAGCGATTGCCAATATCGAAATCGTAACCATCCACTATATTGTAGGCTCAGTAAACTTGCCTTTGATCATCGTTATCCTTGGTTCGACTTTATTAGGTGTCCTAATTGGTGGACTTCTTAGCTTTATCCGCCAGAGCAAAATGCGTAGAGATCAGAAAAAGCTAGAGAAAGATCTCGTCCTCTTAGAAGAAACATTGCGCCAAGAGCGGAACGAGAAAAAAGCACTTGCTTTACAAGTGGCAACATTAAAAGATGAAGAACCTTCTTCTTTTCAATCCTACATAAGCAAACAAAAAAGTTCCTTTGAAAAAAATGATGAGTCAGAAAACCGAGAAAAAAGTAAAGAATCGGAGTAAGAAGCGCTATGAGATCGAAGATTGGCTAAACAAAGCCTGGCTAAAAGGAAGCATAATACGATACAGAAGTCTATGGCAGTGATCTTGCCATAGACTTTTTCTTAATGAAGGGAAATCACACCAAATTCAAGGGATGGAATAAAATATGAAAGATGGTAAGGAAGGATGGTTGTGGGATGAGAGTATTTTCCTAAGAGATGTTTTTTTTGCAAAAAAGAGAAGATATTAAAGGAATCTTGGCTGTACATATAGAAAAAATCATAACC containing:
- a CDS encoding BlaI/MecI/CopY family transcriptional regulator, translated to MKKIQRMSDAEKQIMEFIWSVKGPVTTKDIIGNLPEGKTWKKNTVITFLSRLTDKGILTATKIGKAHHYEPCLTEEEYKLFETKQFIQDVHKGSLVGFLSTLCGSGDLTKEDIEELRKKLKE
- a CDS encoding M56 family metallopeptidase — its product is MLSSIYSQLLTLSIVASGLYLLFKLVSPTTLKHFSPRWHYLTYLLAYTFFLIPYHMFLPWLDLTYLYRASQNSGLSYITEAIDKQNLVIPQEQVYVTFSSYYDFLPHLMIAGTLIFLTVFLIQNYQLHRRIFRTCRLSDNRQALNVLATCKKEMNITKEIVLYQSSYASTPFLYGLFKPCIVLPDIEFAEEELKYVLQHELTHWKHKDNWLKVLLLFINALHWFNPIAYMARRDMDRFCELNCDRSVIRSMNFQEKRRYCELILNVLWNVADKNAKVIAAFSNEKKLLERRIEMILQSEGRNKVGIQFIAIVITVSLAFIGVVSANAATERKNGVIESTIQQNITTEVADRSSFHDKAEHLFLDSYDEANPKGVDEWQENKATEEVDNASAQNEMEDIFLDSYYEKIPTITEESQVGIMAVYSINNWNVPAHQSRYGVSRLSMTQGAKVPYDITWSPQPGVIRVGLYNHNTGRYYWATSSTRPPLRGTITVLETGLYSFAIGNGSDRAVLVNGSFTY
- a CDS encoding LapA family protein; the encoded protein is MQWSIILALVSALIVALLAIANIEIVTIHYIVGSVNLPLIIVILGSTLLGVLIGGLLSFIRQSKMRRDQKKLEKDLVLLEETLRQERNEKKALALQVATLKDEEPSSFQSYISKQKSSFEKNDESENREKSKESE